In the Nocardioides panaciterrulae genome, TGCGGGGGCGGCCGGTAGGTTGGGGCGCGTGGGGAAGGTCGCCGACACTCTCGACCACGGGCAGCGGCGGTTCCCTCCCGTGGCGGTCCCGATCGCGGTCGTCTACAAGTTCTTCGACGACCAGGGCAACTACCTCGCCGCGATCATCACCTACTACGCGTTCGTGGCGATCTTCCCGCTGCTGCTGCTGGCGACCTCGATCTTCGGGTTCGTGCTCCAGGGGAACCCCGACCTGCAGGCGCAGGTGCTGAGCTCGACGCTGAGCCAGTTCCCGATCATCGGGGAGCAGCTCGGCCGGCCCGAGGGCCTGCAGGGGTCGGTGACCGCGATCGTGGTCGGCGGGCTGGCGGCGCTCTACGGCTCCCTCGGGCTCGGCCAGGCCATCCAGAACGCCATGAACATCGCCTGGTCGGTGCCCCGCAACAGCCGGCCGAACCCGATCCTGCTGCGGCTGCGCAGCCTGTTCCTGCTGGTGACGGCCGGCGCCGCGGTGGTCGCGATCTCGGTGCTCTCGGCGCTGGTGAGCAACACCCAGGTGCTCGCGAACGCCGGCGGCTGGCTCGGCTGGGTGGTCCGCATCGGGACCGTGCTGGTCGTCGGCGTGGTGCTGATGCTGCTGTTCCGGGTGGCGGCGGCCCGCGACCACCCGCTGAAGGCCGCGGCGCCCGGGGCGTTCTCGGTCGCCGCGATGTGGCAGGTGCTGCAGTACGTCGGCACCTGGTACGTCACCCACGTGCTCACCGAGACCAGCGCGATGAACCAGACCTTCGGGCTGGTGCTGGGGCTGGTCGGGCTGATCTACATCGCCTCGGTGATGGGCGTGCTGGGCATCGAGATCAACGTGGTGCTGGCCCGCCGGCTGTGGCCCCGCGCGCTGCTCACGCCGTTCACCGACGCGGTGCAGCTCACCGACGCCGACCGCAAGGCCTACGCCAGCTATGCCCGGGCCCAGCGGCACAAGGGCTTCGAGCGGGTCGACGTCAGCTTCGACGGCCGCGACGGACCGGGCGAACCGGATCACCTCAGCGGCACGAAGCGGTAGCTCCCGTGCCGGCCGGTGCGCACCTCGCCGGCGGTGTCCTTCTCCACCAGCAGCATCCAGCCGGCCACCGGGATCACCAGCCGGCCGGGCGCGGCCAGCTGGTCGACCATCTCCGCGGGCAGCGCGCGGGCGCCCGCGGAGACCAGGATCGCGTCGTACGGCGCCTGCGCCGGCCAGCCCAGCACGCCCTCGACCGCCGGCGCGATCCGGGCCCACGGCTGGCCGGTCCGGGCCAGGTGGTCGGCCCCGAACCGCACCAACTCCGGCTCGATCTCCACCCCCACCACCGTCCCGGCGGGACCGGTCAGGTGCGCCAGCAGCGCGGTGGTCCACCCCGACCCCGACCCCACGTCGAGCACCCGCTGCCCGGGCCGCACCTCCAGCAGCCGGAGCATCGCCTCGACCGTGCGCGGCTGGGAGCAGGTCTGGCCATGGCCGATCTGGATCGGCCCGTCGAAGTCCGCGCGCCGCTGCTGTCCCGCGGGCAGGAACCGTGCCCGCGGGCAGGCCGCGAACGCCGCGGCGACACGGTCCGGTCCGGCGTCCATGGGTCCCGAGTCAACCGGCGCGCCGGTGGCAGGACAAGGAGGTGCAGCTCGAGATTGCCGCCGGGGTGGCCGGAGCCCGGCGGTGGTCCCGCTCCGGGGTGTACGCACGTGCGTACACCCCGGAGCGAGCCCCCGACCGGCCGCCGAGCCGTCCCGCGCGACCGTGAGCCCGGACCGCGTCGATTCCGCCCGTCCCGCCGCCCCCGCCGGGCCGCTGCAGGAATCCCCGGCTGACCGGTGATCCCTGCGCTTGATGGGCGTTGCAACGCCCCTCAAGCGAGAGTTTCCCCGGCTGGCCGGGGATTCCTGCAGGCCGGTCAGCGCCGCGGTGGCCGGGGCACGAACATCGGCACCCGGGCGGCGTACTCGTCCCACCCCGGGCGCCGGGACATCGTCCGCTCGAGCAGCTTCGCGCCGGTGACGTTGCGCAGGAAGAGCGTCATCACGACCGGGCTGAGCACGGTGAGCAGGCCGGGCAGCCAGCCGGCGGCCAGCCCGGCCACCAGCCACAGCCCCCACCACACGCAGGCGTCGCCGAAGTAGTTCGGGTGCCGGGTCCAGCCCCACAGCCCGCGGTCCATCACCGGCGGGCGCTCGTCGCGCGGCCGCGCCTTGTAGCGCCGCAGCTGGGCGTCGCCCACCGCCTCGAAGACCAGGCCGACCAGCCACACCGCGACCCCGGCGACCGCGGCCCACGACCAGGCGGTGCCGAGCGCCGCGCCCACCGCGACCGGCAGCGCGACGAACCACTGGGCCACGCCCTGCACCGCGAAGACCCGGCGTACGGCGGCCGCCATGCCCACCTCGCGCAGCGACCCACCGAGCATCTCGGCGTAGCGCGGGTCCTCGTGGCCGCCCCCGCCGACCGCCCGCCGGCGCACGTGCCAGGCCAGCCGCAGCCCCCACACCGCCACCAGCAGCGCGACCAGCCAGCGCCGGGCGTCCGCGCCGTCGACCGCGGTGCCCACCGCCGCGGTCACGACCGCGGTCACGACGAAGCCCAGCCCCCACGCCACGTCGACCACCGCGACCACGCCGAGCTGCCGGGCCCGCAGCGCGGCCGCCGCCATCGTCACGACCGCGCACAGCAGCGCGACGAGGACGACGACCAGCACGCCGGTCCCGGTGGACATCTCAGGAGCCCCGGGTCGGCGGCAGGTCGTGGGCGGCGCCGGGCCGCACCATCAGGATCTGGTCGACGCCCATCCGCCCGTCGCGGAACGCCATCGAGCCGCCGACCAGGTAGAGCCGCCACACGCGCACGACCTCCTCGCCCACCAGCTCGGCCAGCCGGTCCCGGTTCGCCTCGAAGCGCTCCAGCCAGCCGTCCACCGTGCGCACGTAGTGCTCCCGCAGCGCGTGCACGTCCCGGACCTCGAGCCCCCCGCGCTCCAGGTACGCGACGGTCTCGCCGACCGGGCGCATGTACATGTCCGGCGCGATGAACGACTCGATGAACGGGCCGCCACCGGGCCACCTCCCGGTGCGCGACATCTGCTGCACCAGCACCCGGCCGCCGGGGCGGACCGAGCGGCGCAGCACCTCGGCGTACGTCGGGTAGTTGCGCTCCCCGACGTGCTCGCCCATCTCGAGGGAGGACACCGCGTCGAAGTGGTCGCGCTCGGGCACCTCGCGGTAGTCCTGCAGCCGGATCTCGACCCGGTCGGCGAGCCCCCGCTCGGCGATCCGCGCGTCGATGAACCGCTTCTGCTCGGCGGCGATCGTCACGCCGACCACCCGGGCACCGAAGTGCTCGGCGGCGTGCAGCGACAGCGACCCCCAGCCGCAGCCGACGTCGAGCAGGGTGCTGCCCTCGGCCAGTCCGAGCTTGCGGCAGACCAGCGACAGCTTCGCGTGCTGGGCCTCCTCGAGCGTGGTGTCCTCGCTCGTGAAGTAGCCGCACGAGTACGCCATCGACTCCTCCAGGATCAGCGAGTAGAACTCGTTGGAGAGGTCGTAGTGGTGGCTGATCGCCCGCCGGTCGCGCAGCGGGCTGTGCAGCCGGCCGCGCACCCGGGCCTGGGAGGCCGGCGGGGCCGGCGGCCGGCCGAGCAGCGCCGCGCGCAGCTCGGGCACGCCGAGCAGGGTGCGGACCGCGGCCGCCAGCGCGGTGGGCGAGGGCCGGGAGCCGGACAGGCCCCGCTGCGCCGCGACCGCGAACGCGTGGGCGAGCGCCCGGTCCAGGGTCCAGCCGTCCACCTCGGGCACGTCGAGCTCGCCGGTCACGTAGGCCTGCGCCGCGCCCAGCTCCCCGGGGTGCCACAGCAGCCGGCGTACGGCGTCGGGCGAGCGCAGCTCGACCCGCGGCCCGTCGGCGGGGCCCGCCTCGGAGCCGTCCCAGGCCCGCAGCCGGACCGGGAGCTCCCCGCCGACGAACGGGCGGGCCGCCTCGGCCAGCGCGGTCGCGACCCCACCGGGGGCCGGGCTCCGGCCGTCGGTGGCCGGGGACCGGCCCGGGCCCGCGGTGTCAGCGGTGGCCGGGCTGGCGGGGGTGGCGGGGGTGGCGGGGGTGGCCGTGTCGGTCATCGGCGGGCCTCCTCGGGCCGGGCGAGGGTGATCTGGTTGACGTCGATGTAACCAGCGTCGAAGCCGGCGCGGGAGTACTCCAGGTAGAAGTGCCACATCCGCAGGAACGTCTCGTCGAAGCCCAGCGCCAGCACCTGCTCGGAGGCCTCGGCGAAGGCCCGGTCCCAGCGGCGCAGCGTCTCGGTGTAGTGGGCCCCCATCGAGAGCCGGTCGGTGACCCGCAGCCCGGTGCGCCGGCGGGTGACCTGGTCGATGACCTCGACCGAGGGCAGGAAGCCGCCGGGGAAGATGTACTTGTTGATCCACGTGTAGGTGTTGCGGGTGGCCAGCATCCGGTCGTGCGGCATGGTGATCGCCTGGATCGCGACCTTCCCGCCCGGGGCGAGCACCCGGTCGATGGTCTCGAAGTAGGTGGCCCAGTACTCGTGGCCGACGGCCTCGATCATCTCCACCGACACCACC is a window encoding:
- a CDS encoding YhjD/YihY/BrkB family envelope integrity protein, whose protein sequence is MGKVADTLDHGQRRFPPVAVPIAVVYKFFDDQGNYLAAIITYYAFVAIFPLLLLATSIFGFVLQGNPDLQAQVLSSTLSQFPIIGEQLGRPEGLQGSVTAIVVGGLAALYGSLGLGQAIQNAMNIAWSVPRNSRPNPILLRLRSLFLLVTAGAAVVAISVLSALVSNTQVLANAGGWLGWVVRIGTVLVVGVVLMLLFRVAAARDHPLKAAAPGAFSVAAMWQVLQYVGTWYVTHVLTETSAMNQTFGLVLGLVGLIYIASVMGVLGIEINVVLARRLWPRALLTPFTDAVQLTDADRKAYASYARAQRHKGFERVDVSFDGRDGPGEPDHLSGTKR
- a CDS encoding protein-L-isoaspartate O-methyltransferase family protein, with product MDAGPDRVAAAFAACPRARFLPAGQQRRADFDGPIQIGHGQTCSQPRTVEAMLRLLEVRPGQRVLDVGSGSGWTTALLAHLTGPAGTVVGVEIEPELVRFGADHLARTGQPWARIAPAVEGVLGWPAQAPYDAILVSAGARALPAEMVDQLAAPGRLVIPVAGWMLLVEKDTAGEVRTGRHGSYRFVPLR
- a CDS encoding DUF1295 domain-containing protein, whose protein sequence is MSTGTGVLVVVLVALLCAVVTMAAAALRARQLGVVAVVDVAWGLGFVVTAVVTAAVGTAVDGADARRWLVALLVAVWGLRLAWHVRRRAVGGGGHEDPRYAEMLGGSLREVGMAAAVRRVFAVQGVAQWFVALPVAVGAALGTAWSWAAVAGVAVWLVGLVFEAVGDAQLRRYKARPRDERPPVMDRGLWGWTRHPNYFGDACVWWGLWLVAGLAAGWLPGLLTVLSPVVMTLFLRNVTGAKLLERTMSRRPGWDEYAARVPMFVPRPPRR
- a CDS encoding SAM-dependent methyltransferase gives rise to the protein MTDTATPATPATPASPATADTAGPGRSPATDGRSPAPGGVATALAEAARPFVGGELPVRLRAWDGSEAGPADGPRVELRSPDAVRRLLWHPGELGAAQAYVTGELDVPEVDGWTLDRALAHAFAVAAQRGLSGSRPSPTALAAAVRTLLGVPELRAALLGRPPAPPASQARVRGRLHSPLRDRRAISHHYDLSNEFYSLILEESMAYSCGYFTSEDTTLEEAQHAKLSLVCRKLGLAEGSTLLDVGCGWGSLSLHAAEHFGARVVGVTIAAEQKRFIDARIAERGLADRVEIRLQDYREVPERDHFDAVSSLEMGEHVGERNYPTYAEVLRRSVRPGGRVLVQQMSRTGRWPGGGPFIESFIAPDMYMRPVGETVAYLERGGLEVRDVHALREHYVRTVDGWLERFEANRDRLAELVGEEVVRVWRLYLVGGSMAFRDGRMGVDQILMVRPGAAHDLPPTRGS